The following are from one region of the Ischnura elegans chromosome 12, ioIscEleg1.1, whole genome shotgun sequence genome:
- the LOC124169265 gene encoding putative GPI-anchor transamidase, whose product MNIIPVFFLLCSFSKIVFSSFPSKKIDEDASGAGHTNNWAVLVDTSRFWFNYRHVANVLSIYRSVKRLGIPDSQIILMVADDMACNPRNPRPATVFNNANQHINVYGDDVEVDYRGYEVTVENFVRLLTGRLPPGTPRSKQLMTNDGSNVLVYLTGHGGDGFLKFQDSEEITSQELADALEQMWQKRRYHEIFFMIDTCQAASMYEKFYSPNILAVASSLVGEDSLSHHVDPAIGVYIIDRYTYYALDFLEKVEPDSSKTMGQFLKVCPKRVCISTVGVRRDLYPKDPNHVPITNFFGSVRPVEISWTAVELSSNSSSTNDIQLSESESLEKTPRKRLTYVPPFPKHLFET is encoded by the exons ATGAATATTATTCCAGTTTTCTTCTTATTGTGCTCGttttcaaaaattgtattttccagTTTTCCCTCAAAAAAG ATCGATGAAGATGCGTCTGGAGCGGGCCATACTAATAATTGGGCTGTATTAGTTGACACCTCTCGTTTTTGGTTTAACTACAGACACGTTGCTAATGTACTATCCATCTATAGAAGTGTCAAACGTCTTGGGATACCAGACAG CCAAATAATCTTAATGGTTGCTGATGATATGGCTTGCAATCCTAGGAATCCTAGACCGGCTACTGTTTTCAACAACGCCAATCAGCATATTAACGTTTATGGAGATGATGTTGAAGTTGACTATCGAGGATATGAG GTGACTGTGGAGAATTTCGTTCGCCTTTTAACTGGACGTCTACCTCCTGGAACTCCTCGTTCGAAACAACTAATGACCAACGATGGAAGTAATGTTCTCGTTTATCTAACTGGTCATGGTGGCGATGGCTTCCTCAAGTTTCAGGACTCGGAGGAGATCACTAGTCAAGAATTAGCAGATGCTTTGGAGCAAATGTGGCAAAAACGAAG GTATCACGagatatttttcatgattgaCACCTGTCAAGCAGCATCGATGTATGAAAAGTTCTATTCTCCTAACATCTTAGCTGTTGCAAGCAGTCTAGTGGGAGAAGATTCTCTTtcg CATCATGTGGATCCAGCTATTGGAGTGTACATCATTGACCGTTACACTTACTATGCTCTTGATTTTCTGGAGAAAGTAGAACCAGACAGTTCAAAGACCATGGGACAATTT CTCAAAGTATGCCCAAAGAGGGTATGCATTTCTACCGTTGGAGTGAGAAGAGACCTCTACCCGAAAGATCCAAATCATGTGCCAATAACAAACTTCTTTGGATCTGTTAGGCCTGTTGAAATCAGTTGGACTGCAGTTGAACTTTCTAGCAATTCCAGCAGTACTAATGATATTCAActcag TGAATCAGAATCACTTGAGAAGACACCCCGAAAAAGGTTGACATATGTGCCACCATTTCCGAAGCATTTATTTGAAACGTAa
- the LOC124169604 gene encoding chitinase-3-like protein 1: MEVKSTALVLALLSAVVELAHTQKVVCYLGSWATYRPGDGRFEVEYIDPSLCTHVIYSFVGIGEDAAVNILDTWNDLSINGGKGAIQRFNALKSRNPSLKTIMAIGGWNQGSATFSRVVNNAALRRKFVDNIVAFVKQYGFDGFDLDWEYPVQRGGSPNDKTAFSDLIKELRAEFDKYGFSLSAAVPASKTSVETSYDVVALGRYLDFINIMTYDLHGSWDPVTGHNAPLYARSNEIGFATHLNDHASIQHWIEKGVPRQKLILGVPSYGRTWTLRSTSNTGIGAPASGPGNPGRFTSEAGMIGYNELCVAIKNEGWEVHWDEEQKVPYAVKGNQWASYDNLESIKIKAEYALKEQLGGVMLWSLETDDFHGYCDGIKFPILNTIKNVFQSSIHQPTTEKNYGDHGDEKVEINRPEATAGPCITTGYMRDHNDCSKFYYCVEVSGKMVPYPLKCPEGLVFDKNYSNCNYKESVQC; encoded by the exons ATGGAAGTCAAGAGTACTGCTTTGGTTTTAGCCCTTTTGTCGGCTGTGGTGGAATTGGCACACACTCAAA AGGTGGTATGCTACTTGGGAAGCTGGGCAACTTACAGACCAGGAGATGGTCGCTTTGAAGTGGAGTACATTGACCCATCCTTGTGTACTCATGTAATTTATTCATTTGTGGGCATTGGAGAAGATGCAGCAGTCAACATACTTGATACATGGAATGACTTATCTATAAATGGAGGAAAAG GTGCCATTCAAAGATTTAATGCTTTGAAAAGCCGTAATCCATCATTAAAAACTATTATGGCTATTGGCGGGTGGAATCAAGGGTCTGCCACATTCTCAAGA gTGGTAAATAATGCTGCTCTTCGTAGAAAGTTTGTCGATAATATAGTAGCTTTTGTTAAACAATATGGTTTTGATGGATTTGATCTTGACTGGGAGTATCCTGTACAACGAGGAGGCTCACCAAATGACAAG ACTGCATTCAGTGATCTCATCAAAGAATTGCGGGCTGAGTTTGACAAGTATGGCTTTTCTCTATCAGCTGCAGTGCCAGCCAGCAAAACATCAGTGGAAACATCATATGATGTGGTAGCCTTAGGACG GTATCTGGATTTTATCAATATAATGACCTATGATTTGCATGGTTCGTGGGACCCAGTGACTGGACACAATGCACCTCTGTATGCTCGTTCAAATGAAATAGGTTTTGCTACTCATCTCAATGAT CATGCCAGTATTCAGCATTGGATAGAAAAAGGTGTACCAAGACAAAAGTTGATTCTGGGAGTGCCTTCATATGGGCGTACATGGACCCTGAGAAGCACATCAAACACAGGGATAGGGGCTCCAGCCTCAGGACCAGGAAACCCTGGGAGGTTTACCAGTGAAGCTGGCATGATTGGATACAATGAG tTGTGCGTGGCAATTAAAAATGAAGGCTGGGAGGTACACTGGGATGAAGAGCAAAAAGTGCCATATGCAGTGAAAGGCAATCAGTGGGCCTCCTACGACAATCTCGAGTCtattaaaataaag GCAGAGTATGCATTGAAAGAGCAGTTAGGAGGAGTGATGCTGTGGAGTCTAGAGACTGATGATTTCCATGGTTATTGTGATGGTATTAAGTTCCCCATTTTAAACACAATCAAGAATGTGTTCCAGTCTTCAATTCATCAGCCAACT actgaaaaaaattatggtgatCACGGAGATGAAAAAGTGGAAATTAACCGCCCTGAAGCAACAGCAGGGCCATGCATAACTACAGGCTACATGAGAGACCATAACGATTGCTCTAAGTTTTACTACTGCGTGGAGGTATCTGGAAAAATGGTACCTTATCCACTAAAATGCCCAGAGGGTTTGGTcttcgataaaaattattcaaattgcAATTATAAAGAATCAGTCCAATGCTAA